Proteins encoded together in one Candidatus Neomarinimicrobiota bacterium window:
- a CDS encoding winged helix-turn-helix transcriptional regulator — translation MREDEKRLYEAKAKILKALAHPSRLYMAEKLLKGEKCVCEFVREIGADISTISKHLSILKEAGIVKDEKRGKQVFYHLKTPCILQFTECALNIIESNLEEGSKMISHAESEKEN, via the coding sequence ATGCGCGAAGACGAAAAAAGATTATACGAGGCCAAGGCAAAGATTTTAAAAGCTTTGGCTCATCCCTCCCGTTTATACATGGCGGAAAAGTTGTTAAAGGGGGAAAAATGTGTGTGTGAATTTGTCCGGGAGATCGGTGCCGATATATCCACGATTTCCAAACATCTGTCTATTCTGAAAGAGGCTGGTATTGTAAAGGATGAGAAACGGGGGAAACAAGTATTTTATCATCTGAAAACACCCTGTATTCTCCAATTTACAGAATGTGCTTTGAATATTATTGAATCCAATCTGGAAGAGGGGTCTAAAATGATTTCTCACGCTGAATCAGAGAAGGAGAATTGA
- a CDS encoding permease, with the protein MIWKREWKPLLWIVSVFPALYYLPVGHPRFNNAVLEALELVKWYTREHVLLCLIPAFFIAGGISMFISQGAVMKYLGSQAKKVVAYGVASVSGTVLAVCSCTVLPLFSGIYRMGAGLGPATAFLYSGPAINVLAIILTARVLGLEMGIARAVGAIVFSIVIGLLMHVIFRKEEKNGVSTEMAIPEKGNSRSGIQNILFFISLIGILVFANWGASTENTGMWAVIFQAKWIVTALFSSGLAVILVLWFGLVWWKVAVTAVSVILLALLYPGQPALVFAAGVVGLSAFTSTDKGETSDWFGASWEFAKQILPLLLLGVLIAGALLGRPGHEGLIPSALVEGAVGGNSLWANFFASFAGAFMYFATLTEVPILQGLIGAGMGKGPALALLLAGPALSLPNMLVIRSVLGTKKTLVFVLLVIVMATISGMIFGSL; encoded by the coding sequence GTGATTTGGAAACGAGAATGGAAACCTTTGCTTTGGATAGTTTCTGTCTTTCCGGCTCTATATTATCTGCCTGTTGGACATCCCCGTTTTAACAATGCAGTTCTCGAGGCGCTTGAATTGGTAAAATGGTATACACGTGAACATGTATTGCTCTGTCTGATTCCGGCCTTTTTTATTGCAGGTGGCATTTCTATGTTTATCAGTCAGGGTGCGGTTATGAAATATCTGGGTTCCCAGGCCAAAAAAGTTGTGGCCTATGGTGTAGCATCCGTATCCGGAACCGTATTGGCTGTTTGTTCCTGTACCGTTCTGCCTCTTTTTTCAGGGATTTACCGGATGGGAGCCGGACTGGGACCGGCAACGGCGTTTCTTTATTCAGGGCCGGCTATTAATGTGTTGGCTATTATTCTGACAGCCCGTGTGTTAGGGCTTGAAATGGGTATAGCCAGGGCAGTGGGTGCAATTGTTTTCAGTATTGTTATCGGACTCCTGATGCATGTGATTTTCAGGAAGGAGGAGAAAAACGGGGTTTCCACGGAGATGGCTATTCCCGAAAAGGGTAATTCCAGAAGCGGAATTCAGAATATTCTCTTTTTTATTTCTCTTATTGGAATCCTTGTCTTTGCCAATTGGGGTGCTTCGACTGAAAACACTGGAATGTGGGCAGTTATTTTTCAGGCCAAATGGATTGTCACGGCTCTTTTTTCTTCCGGACTTGCTGTTATCCTGGTTCTCTGGTTTGGCTTGGTGTGGTGGAAGGTCGCCGTTACTGCCGTCTCTGTTATTTTATTAGCTCTGTTATATCCCGGTCAACCGGCGCTGGTTTTTGCTGCCGGTGTGGTGGGACTCTCGGCATTTACCAGCACGGATAAAGGTGAAACCTCAGACTGGTTTGGGGCATCCTGGGAATTTGCAAAGCAAATTCTGCCGCTGCTCTTATTAGGTGTTCTGATTGCCGGAGCCTTGCTGGGCCGTCCCGGCCATGAAGGACTCATTCCTTCTGCGTTGGTGGAAGGTGCTGTCGGCGGTAATTCTCTGTGGGCTAATTTCTTTGCCTCCTTTGCCGGAGCGTTTATGTATTTTGCCACTTTGACGGAAGTTCCCATTCTCCAGGGACTCATAGGCGCAGGAATGGGAAAAGGTCCTGCACTGGCTCTGCTTTTGGCCGGGCCTGCTTTAAGTCTGCCTAATATGCTGGTTATCCGGAGTGTGCTTGGGACGAAAAAAACTTTGGTTTTTGTTCTGCTGGTTATTGTAATGGCTACCATCAGCGGAATGATTTTCGGAAGCTTGTAA
- the arsB gene encoding ACR3 family arsenite efflux transporter, which translates to MEPHERKMSNIFERYLTLWVGLCILAGILLGKIAPGPAKSLDGMSVYVGNAPVVSIPIAICLFFMMYPIMVKIDFSEVVQAGKSGKPVLLTLFINWAIKPFTMYAIAYLFLGILFRSFIGVDATDLVKMPFGLHLPVGTSHGAGTVVLHEGVKMLKIPLWRSYLAGTILLGVAPCTAMVLVWSFLARGNDGLTLVMVAINSLTMLVLYGVLGGFLLGVGKLPVPWKAFLLSILIYVALPLVAGYLSRKWIIKAKGVHWFEQKFLHYLTPVTIISLLVTLILLFSFKGAVIAANPLTILWIAIPLFIQTNLIFWLGYGLAKILNFNYRDAAPSAIIGASNHFEVALATAVMLFGLSSGAALATVVGVLIEVPVMLMLVRICLKTQYWFTDIKKRIV; encoded by the coding sequence ATGGAACCACATGAGCGAAAAATGAGCAATATCTTCGAGCGCTATTTGACGCTTTGGGTTGGACTCTGTATACTCGCTGGTATTCTTCTTGGAAAAATTGCCCCCGGCCCGGCTAAATCTCTGGATGGAATGTCTGTTTATGTGGGAAATGCCCCCGTGGTTTCCATTCCAATTGCTATTTGTCTTTTTTTTATGATGTATCCCATCATGGTTAAAATTGATTTTTCTGAGGTTGTGCAAGCCGGAAAAAGTGGCAAACCTGTCCTTTTAACTCTCTTCATTAACTGGGCAATTAAACCTTTTACCATGTATGCAATTGCTTATTTGTTTTTAGGTATATTGTTTCGCTCTTTTATTGGTGTGGATGCAACGGATCTGGTCAAAATGCCTTTTGGTTTACATCTTCCGGTTGGTACATCCCATGGGGCAGGCACTGTGGTACTGCATGAAGGCGTAAAAATGCTGAAAATACCCCTCTGGCGCAGTTATCTTGCAGGAACTATTCTCCTCGGTGTTGCACCTTGCACGGCTATGGTTTTGGTTTGGAGCTTTCTTGCAAGAGGAAATGATGGACTGACTCTGGTAATGGTTGCCATAAACTCATTAACCATGTTGGTGCTATATGGTGTTTTGGGTGGTTTTCTCCTTGGCGTAGGCAAACTTCCGGTTCCATGGAAGGCGTTTCTTTTATCTATATTAATATATGTGGCGCTTCCTCTCGTAGCCGGTTATTTATCACGCAAGTGGATCATTAAAGCAAAAGGAGTACATTGGTTTGAGCAAAAGTTTCTTCATTACCTTACTCCGGTAACTATCATTTCTTTACTTGTGACACTGATTCTGCTTTTTAGTTTTAAAGGGGCTGTAATTGCAGCCAACCCCCTGACAATATTATGGATTGCCATCCCCTTATTTATTCAAACAAATTTGATATTCTGGTTAGGATATGGTCTGGCAAAAATCCTGAATTTTAATTACAGAGATGCTGCTCCCTCAGCTATAATAGGTGCTTCAAACCACTTTGAAGTCGCTCTTGCAACAGCAGTTATGCTTTTTGGATTGTCATCAGGTGCCGCACTTGCAACAGTTGTCGGAGTCTTAATCGAGGTGCCAGTCATGCTAATGCTGGTCCGCATCTGTTTGAAAACCCAATATTGGTTTACAGATATAAAGAAACGTATTGTTTAA
- a CDS encoding thioredoxin family protein produces MKIIIIGKDSPIQRHLKNNVEEILHELKLTCQIDIIHTMDEILKIEDKQILLTPALIVDDKILCQGHIWSKEQIRDFVIKLCPKTENKTNNTSSDKYAKWKGIPRENITWHPMIDTDKCTGCGMCVTSCSRDVFDFDVNQNIAVVARPLQCMVGCTSCKVWCYYDAIEFPDTRIVKNFIKRNKILLTAKKDLENRIKKTKILKERGRMKKIKILGGGCPKCHKLAQHAEEAAKELNLEHQIEKISDWKEYQKYGVMMTPALVIDEQLKSSGRVSSVEDIKKYLKE; encoded by the coding sequence ATGAAAATTATAATAATCGGCAAAGACAGCCCTATTCAAAGGCACCTGAAAAATAATGTTGAAGAAATTCTCCATGAATTGAAACTGACGTGTCAGATAGATATTATTCACACAATGGATGAAATTTTGAAAATTGAAGATAAACAAATTCTTTTGACTCCTGCGCTTATAGTCGATGATAAAATACTCTGCCAGGGACATATCTGGTCTAAGGAACAGATTCGTGATTTTGTGATCAAATTGTGTCCAAAGACAGAAAATAAAACGAATAATACATCATCAGATAAATATGCTAAATGGAAGGGCATTCCCAGAGAAAACATTACATGGCATCCTATGATTGATACGGACAAATGTACAGGATGCGGGATGTGTGTTACAAGTTGTAGCAGGGATGTGTTTGATTTTGATGTGAATCAAAATATTGCAGTAGTTGCAAGGCCTTTGCAATGCATGGTTGGATGTACATCATGTAAAGTATGGTGTTATTATGATGCAATTGAATTTCCAGATACTCGGATCGTCAAAAATTTTATTAAGCGGAACAAAATTTTATTAACTGCAAAAAAGGATCTTGAAAACAGAATAAAAAAAACAAAAATCTTGAAAGAAAGGGGAAGAATGAAAAAAATAAAAATTCTTGGTGGTGGATGCCCAAAATGTCACAAACTGGCTCAGCATGCTGAAGAAGCGGCCAAAGAATTAAATCTTGAACATCAAATTGAAAAAATCTCAGACTGGAAGGAATATCAAAAATACGGGGTAATGATGACACCGGCACTGGTGATTGATGAACAGTTGAAATCCTCCGGCCGGGTTTCTTCCGTTGAGGATATAAAAAAGTATCTTAAAGAATAA
- a CDS encoding thioredoxin family protein, producing the protein MNKKSRILIIISVCVIIIGIIFTKILGTSGTTEASVTIQNQDKGIPSFIDLGSKNCIPCKKMEPILEELRTEYAGRMNVIFYDVNEFPEKAQEYRIRVIPTQILLDSEGKELFRHEGFLAKSNIFQI; encoded by the coding sequence ATGAATAAAAAATCCCGCATTTTAATTATAATATCTGTCTGTGTTATTATAATAGGAATTATTTTTACGAAAATTTTGGGGACTTCCGGCACGACTGAAGCATCCGTCACAATACAAAATCAAGACAAAGGAATCCCTTCATTCATTGATTTAGGTTCTAAAAATTGTATTCCATGTAAAAAGATGGAACCCATACTTGAAGAACTCCGCACTGAATATGCGGGTAGAATGAATGTGATTTTTTATGATGTAAATGAATTTCCTGAAAAAGCACAGGAATATCGTATTCGTGTTATCCCTACACAAATTTTACTTGATTCCGAGGGGAAGGAACTCTTCAGACACGAAGGGTTTCTGGCAAAAAGTAATATTTTCCAAATCTGA
- a CDS encoding cytochrome C biogenesis protein, protein MVTTFVWGVMSLLLSPCHLTAVPLVAGYVNGQEKISVFKGFQISTLFSMGMLLTIVLTSVLTLAAVRLAGDTGPVTTYIFAFAFLLAGLLFLDVIQFNGFKAKIPDFSRWGLWGALILGIMFGVVLGPCTFAFLAPLFGVIFKMGPEKSVLGTSLILLYSAGHVTVIIIAGTLSGWVSDYLNWNQKSNTIDKVRKVCGVLILIAGFYTLIIA, encoded by the coding sequence ATGGTAACTACATTTGTGTGGGGCGTAATGAGTCTTTTATTGAGTCCATGTCATTTGACGGCTGTACCTTTGGTTGCAGGATATGTTAACGGACAGGAAAAAATTTCGGTTTTTAAAGGATTTCAAATCAGCACCCTCTTTTCTATGGGTATGCTTTTAACGATTGTGTTAACAAGTGTCCTGACACTGGCGGCAGTAAGACTGGCGGGAGATACAGGACCTGTAACGACTTATATTTTTGCCTTTGCGTTTTTGCTGGCAGGACTTCTCTTTCTGGATGTTATTCAGTTCAACGGGTTTAAAGCTAAAATTCCGGATTTTTCAAGGTGGGGACTCTGGGGTGCACTGATCCTTGGAATTATGTTTGGTGTAGTTTTAGGGCCATGCACATTTGCTTTTTTGGCTCCCCTTTTTGGCGTGATCTTTAAGATGGGTCCAGAGAAGAGTGTTTTAGGCACGTCTTTGATTCTTTTATATAGTGCAGGACATGTTACTGTGATTATTATAGCCGGGACCCTTTCCGGGTGGGTCAGTGATTATCTGAACTGGAATCAGAAATCCAATACTATTGATAAAGTTCGAAAGGTTTGCGGTGTTTTAATTTTGATTGCCGGTTTTTATACATTGATTATAGCCTGA
- a CDS encoding arsenate reductase ArsC, whose protein sequence is MNKKKLLVLCTGNSCRSQMAEGWFRYLRGNEFETWSAGIESHGLNSRAVKVMAEAGVDISGYRSKLTDELKSIDFDVVITVCDSARENCPYFPGNVKRIHQSFDDPPYITKGWTDEESILDVYRRVRDEIRKFVETFNLKKSKHLYV, encoded by the coding sequence ATGAATAAGAAAAAATTGCTGGTTTTATGCACAGGCAACTCTTGTCGGAGCCAGATGGCTGAAGGATGGTTCAGATACTTGCGGGGGAATGAATTTGAAACCTGGTCCGCCGGTATAGAATCCCATGGACTCAATTCTCGGGCTGTAAAAGTGATGGCAGAAGCGGGTGTGGATATTTCCGGATACAGATCCAAGCTGACGGACGAGCTCAAGAGTATTGATTTTGATGTTGTGATTACGGTTTGTGATTCTGCACGTGAAAACTGTCCCTACTTTCCGGGAAATGTGAAACGCATTCATCAAAGTTTTGACGATCCGCCATATATAACGAAAGGATGGACCGATGAGGAATCTATTCTTGATGTATACCGGCGAGTACGGGATGAAATAAGAAAATTTGTTGAAACCTTTAATCTTAAAAAATCTAAACATCTTTACGTTTAA